The stretch of DNA TGATGCGCCTTGGCGACAAGCCTCACCGGGCAGTGGACGTCATCCCTACCGGAGCTTTTAATCTGGATATCGCTCTCGGCATCGGAGGCATCCCCAAAGGCAGGATCACCGAGATCTATGGAGCCGAAGCTTCCGGAAAAACCACTCTTGCCTTGCACATCGCAGCGGAAGCGCAAAAGCTTGACGGCATTGTGGCTTTCATCGACGCCGAGCATGCTTTGGACGTCTCTTATGCCAAACGTTTGGGCGTGCAGACCGAAGAATTGCTGCTTTCCCAACCCGATGGCGGAGAACAGGCATTGGAGATCACCGAAACCCTCGTCCGCAGCTCTGCTGTCGATCTGATTATCATCGATTCCGTCGCCGCCTTGGTGCCCAGACAGGAGATCGAAGGCAGCATGGGAGATAGCCACGTCGGCTTGCAGGCACGTTTGATGAGCCAGGCATTGCGCAAGCTCACCGCCATCGTTTCCAAGTCCAACACCGCGGTTCTCTTCATCAATCAGACCCGCATGAAGATCGGCGCACCGGCATACGTAAATCCGGAAACCACCACCGGCGGAGTGGCGCTAAAGTTCTATTCTTCCGTGCGTTTGGAGGTTCGGTTTGCCGGATCGATCAAACTCGCGGGAGCCGATTCCGAAGTAGTTGG from Candidatus Cloacimonadaceae bacterium encodes:
- the recA gene encoding recombinase RecA gives rise to the protein MLDKNKDAALKTAMSQLEKRFGLGTLMRLGDKPHRAVDVIPTGAFNLDIALGIGGIPKGRITEIYGAEASGKTTLALHIAAEAQKLDGIVAFIDAEHALDVSYAKRLGVQTEELLLSQPDGGEQALEITETLVRSSAVDLIIIDSVAALVPRQEIEGSMGDSHVGLQARLMSQALRKLTAIVSKSNTAVLFINQTRMKIGAPAYVNPETTTGGVALKFYSSVRLEVRFAGSIKLAGADSEVVGVKTRVKVVKNKFAPPFKTVVFPIIFGEGISHLDIILEMATEMNIVKKSGSWFSYEEHKLGQGAEKTKQFLRDNPNLLAEVEAKVKEKVNPDTLFAVVPEDETEDLD